The following are encoded together in the Cicer arietinum cultivar CDC Frontier isolate Library 1 chromosome 2, Cicar.CDCFrontier_v2.0, whole genome shotgun sequence genome:
- the LOC101515646 gene encoding TPR repeat-containing thioredoxin TTL1-like codes for MAMKTKSNKMGNELGCGLMEKIFHLKSPKLKNSLVHSLPMMKTSNIDHVITEQKMSPNNEQKVPQRISINTELSKPSTLSVDHSQYKTNHSHLNFNNKNTRKSSFSIHETNRKNILDATSRNSTSSSSTSSSTNKSVHQNHNTNDDSKLKIEPTASSLQLARIKTFHKQDNESNKSIAKDFSTLKLTGNLLVNNTPRRKXXXXXXXXXXXXXLSSFHNSNGIKGVMGNIMRKNSNELAQFLSQSHKSLDPEVLKTMGNEKYKKGRFEEALALYDKAIALDSNKATYHCNKSAALIGLGRFQEAIFECEESIRLEPSYNRAHNRLATIYFRIGEFEKALDCNRSTTYVDSVLAFQARALKSHLNKCIDARKFNEWGVILRETQSALSLGADSAPQIYALQTEALMKLLRYQEAYTSYDKMPKFSLDWCNQIFGMATSAYLLMIGAQVYLASGRFEDAVTTAQQAARVDPTNREVNAVLRRSRAVSSARMSGNLLFKASKFMEACAVYNEGLEHHPHNSVLLCNRAACRSKLSQYEKAIEDCNAALMLHPCYSKAKLRRAYCNAKLERWEVAIQDYEMLIREKPGDEEVAKALFEAQLQLKILHGEDIKDLKFGSNLVFISSNERFRHYVTSPGMAVVLFSNKGTHKQVLLMLEQTSKKFPSVNFLKVEIEDHPYMAKSEGVSSFPAFKIYKNGSRVKEISGNNHELLEKSVKLFSS; via the exons ATGGCAATGAAAACAAAAAGCAACAAGATGGGGAATGAATTGGGTTGTGGtttaatggagaaaattttCCATCTCAAAAGCCCCAAGCTAAAAAACTCATTAGTTCATTCCCTACCCATGATGAAGACTAGCAACATTGATCACGTCATAACTGAACAAAAAATGTCTCCAAATAATGAACAAAAGGTTCCTCAAAGAATCTCCATCAACACTGAACTCAGTAAGCCAAGCACACTAAGTGTTGACCACAGTCAATATAAGACTAATCACTCACACTtgaatttcaacaacaaaaacaccAGAAAGAGTAGTTTCTCTATTCATGAAACAAATcggaaaaatattttagatgCTACTTCAAGAAACTCAACATCATCATCGTCGACCAGTAGTTCAACCAACAAAAGTGTTCACCAAAACCATAATACTAATGATGATAGCAAACTTAAAATAGAACCAACAGCAAGTTCTCTACAACTTGCTAGAATAAAAACTTTTCACAAGCAAGACAATGAGAGTAACAAGTCCATAGCCAAAGACTTTTCTACCTTGAAACTCACTGGAAACTTGCTTGTGAATAACACACCAAGAAGAAAG NNNNNNNNNNNNNNNNNNNNNNNNNNNNNNNNNNNNNCTTTGTCCAGTTTTCACAATAGTAATGGAATAAAAGGGGTGATGGGGAATATCATGAGGAAGAACAGTAATGAACTTGCACAGTTTCTAAGTCAAAGCCACAAAAGTTTAGACCCTGAAGTGTTGAAAACTATGGGAAATGAAAAATACAAAAAGGGTAGATTTGAAGAGGCTTTGGCTTTGTATGATAAAGCAATTGCACTTGACTCAAATAAAGCAACTTATCATTGTAACAAGAGTGCAGCTTTAATTGGATTAGGAAGGTTTCAAGAAGCAATTTTTGAGTGTGAGGAATCTATCCGGTTGGAGCCTTCTTATAATAGAGCTCATAATCGTTTGGCAACAATATATTTCAG AATAGGAGAATTCGAAAAGGCACTGGATTGCAACAGATCAACTACATATGTTGATTCTGTACTTGCTTTCCAAGCCAGGGCTCTAAAAAGCCACCTTAACAAATGCATTGATGCTAGAAAATTCAATGAATGGGGTGTTATACTTAGGGAAACACAGTCTGCATTATCCTTAGGTGCTGATTCAGCTCCACAG ATCTATGCTTTACAAACTGAAGCCTTGATGAAGCTTCTAAGATATCAAGAGGCATATACCAGTTATGATAAAATGCCAAAATTTTCACTTGATTGGTGTAACCAGATATTTGGCATGGCTACTAGCGCTTACCTGTTGATGATAGGGGCACAGGTTTACTTGGCATCCGGCAG GTTTGAGGATGCTGTAACAACAGCTCAGCAAGCAGCAAGAGTTGATCCAACCAACAGAGAGGTGAATGCAGTGTTAAGGAGATCCAGGGCAGTGAGCTCGGCTAGAATGAGTGGAAACTTGCTCTTCAAGGCATCCAAATTCATGGAAGCATGTGCAGTATACAATGAAGGACTAGAGCATCATCCACACAACTCAGTTCTTCTTTGCAATAGAGCAGCATGTCGTTCTAAGTTAAGCCAATATGAAAAAGCAATTGAAGATTGTAATGCTGCACTTATGCTTCATCCTTGTTATAGCAAAGCAAAGCTAAGGAGGGCATATTGCAATGCCAAG TTGGAACGATGGGAAGTCGCCATTCAAGACTATGAAATGCTGATAAGAGAAAAGCCAGGGGATGAAGAAGTAGCCAAGGCTTTGTTTGAGGCTCAGCTCCAACTCAAGATTCTACATGGTGAAGATATTAAGGATTTgaaatttggttcaaatttgGTTTTTATCTCAAGTAATGAACGTTTCAGACATTATGTAACCTCACCTG GTATGGCTGTAGTGCTTTTTAGTAACAAGGGAACACACAAACAAGTGTTGTTGATGTTGGAGCAAACCAGCAAGAAATTTCCATCTGTTAATTTCCTAAAG GTAGAGATTGAAGACCACCCTTACATGGCAAAATCAGAAGGTGTAAGCTCATTTCCAGCATTCAAAATATACAAGAATGGATCAAGGGTTAAAGAGATTTCAGGAAACAACCATGAGTTGTTAGAAAAATCAGTTAAATTATTTAGCAGCTGA